The genomic region TAGATGAAGACACATACCTGTATAGAACAGAAATACATGACGATATAAGCGGAGAAAGATTTATAGATCTCTTTTCAACAGATGACGATATTTATTTCAATCAGTTAAATAAAGATATAAAACCCAGTGATAAGAAGCAATTAAAAAGTATTGCTCGCTCAACCCAACCTAAGCATAATTCCATTCGATTTACAACTGATTTGAGGTCAAAATTAGAAGAATATGACTTAATTAATTATCTTGACTCGTCTAAGGATGAATTCAAATTTAATCTAAGAGGCTTATATTTTTTAAAAGAAATATTAAACTAAAAAATAAAACCTCGGAATTTCCGAGGTTTTTTTATTGATTATTTTCAGCTAACTTACTAATCAAATATCCTAAAAGCAGTATACCCGCTATAGTAATAGCTGTATTTAGTAAGTCGTTAGAATTTTTATCGGCAATGTATTTTTCATATTGATTTTTTGTAATAGAACCATTATTATAAAGCATAGACATATACTCATCTCTCTCTTTTTGAGTAGCTGTATTAGATTTTACCTTATCATTTAAATACTGAAGCTTTTCAAAATCAATCATTTTCTCTTTTGCTTTGGGAATTAATATTTTTGGATAATGAGGGGATTAAATCATAAATAAGTTTATCTAGCTGATTAATAATCTGTTGCTGATTTTCGTCTTTCGCTTTGAGTTTTTCAAGTTCAACATCTTGCCCGCTCAGTTTGTCTTTTAACGAACCAATCCTTTCATTTTGCTTTTCTATTTTATCAGCAAACTCTTTTTCGGTCTTCCTTAATTCATCTTTATACGTCCCTTTCATATTATAAAAAGCCGCAATACCACCTATAATAAATACCAAGGAAGGCACGCCTGCAAAAAGGAGTCTAATAGTATTTTCATTCATAAAAGACTGGTGTTTTTACATTTAAACCAATATTTCAAAGATACAAAAATATTTACAAACTATTTTTTTTTTCACTTTAACAACGCCGCCGCCTTTAACATAACGATGGCCTTTTTTGAGGGTTCCATCCGCCCGGGTTCCGGCAGCTTTCGAAACTCTCACGGTTTTCGTTGTCGATGCTGGTCCGTTTAATCTGATATTAAAATTTATTGTTTCGCTTGTCCTATCCAATAATAGATTAGTACATAAATCAAAAGCAAAATCCCATTTATAATGATATAAAGTTCGTCTTTAAAAATCGCGAATGAAAAAATAAGATTGCTGGCAAGTGCCGTTAAAAAGAAAATCCAGGAAAGGGTTCTTGCCATAGTTGCTGTCCTCGGAAGTGTAAAACGTATTCCGATGGTTAGAATTAATGTAGTCGCCAGGAAAATGAAACTGCCAACGGTTACTAAATTTTTATTTGCGTTTGTATTAAAGGCATAGAAGCCGTAAGCGATTAAAGCGCTTACAGCTACTGCAATTATTGTTTTTATAAAATCTAATTTCATTTGTTTGTTTTTTAAATTGTTGTGGGCGGTGGTGGTGGAACGGAACTGAATAACATAGCAATTTCAGGGACATTACTGGACAATTCCCAGTCAGTCATGCCTTCTTTCCAAATATGATGGTTTTGGGTAAATTGCCCGCTTTGAACAAATTGTTTTAGTTGTTCCAGATTGAAAGAACCGGATTGCTGACCGTTTAATGCTACATGATACATTACGACAGGAGGTAGCGGAGGCATACTACTCATGTTACTCATCATTTGTCCCATTTGGTTGCCTATATGACCACCCATGGCGCTACCAATTCCCATTCCTACCATTAAACCTGGGGCATTCAAACCACCATCACCGCCGTCTAAATCGACATTTGCCATGGTTCCAAGATTTTGAGCCGCTGTTTTTAAAACATCGGTCTGCTGATTGAGTTGATGAACCGCAAAGTTTTTGCCTTCAACCCCTAATTCCATATCTTTTCGTTGGATTCTTGTAATTTCCGAAAGATTCTCAATTTCTATATCGGTTTTGGCTTCGGCTAATTTGGTTTGCTGATCGGCTGTTATTTTTTTCAGTTGTAAATAATGAGCGTGTGTTTTGTCTAATTCAATTGTTCCTATATCCAAGCGTTTCAGATTTACACCAAAATGTTCTTCTAATTCGGATTTTAATTTAGATTGAATATGATCACTTATTTCATCAATTTTTCGTTCAATTTGCATTACCGGTAAGTTATTATCCTGTGATGCATTTATGATGACCGACTTTGCTTTTCGTTGGAAAAAATCTTTGATCTGATTTTTAAAATCTTCTAAATCAAAATTGATTAAACGGTTTAGTTTGATGAAACTTTTATAATCGGTCACATTAAAAGTCAACGTTCCACGGACAGCACAAGGAACCCCTAAATCTGTAAATCTGGGGTCGTAAAGATCAAAATAAGGAATCCCAAATTTGACTTGAACATTCCCGGAAAGATTGATATAATAGATTTCTGCCTGAAACGGGGAGCTCCCGTTAAAAGCACCCCCTACAATGTTGGTAAGAATTGGGAAGTTGGCAGATTGTATTGTTTGGTCGTGTGGACCGTGTATAAAATCCTGAATGGTTCCGTCGTTTTGCTTGTAAAAAAATACAGCAAGTTCTCCGTTTTTTACCCGCAAATTACTACCGTAACGTATTGCGTTTTCTTTATTTGTGGAATTAACCGCGCCAGACGGTCGCCATTTCCATACTAAATATTCCTGTTCATCGCAACGGATTACGTCCATTAATCCGCCTTCTTTTTTATTGCCAAATAATGCCATTGGTTTGTTTTTTATAATGAAATTTATTTTAAATAGTTAGGTGTTAGTACTACTTTTATGTTGCTGCAATGGCATTCCAAATAATAAAAATTACAATAAGAGCAGCGCCTGCGCCCAATACATGAAAAACTTTTTTGGTGTTCTCTTTTGTTATGTTACGGGCATTTTCAACAATAGTTAGTACTTCGGTATACGTTTTTGGATCGTTTTTCATGGACATGGATGCTTTCGAATTGATCTGTTCAATTTTTTTAAGCCATATTTTATTCCAGGTATTTTTGTATTTGGTATCTTCGGAGAAGATTGTCAGATAGGATACCGCATTAATTTTACTGGCAGAAATTGTAAGAAATTCCAATATGTTTTCTTTGGAAACAGGTACGGGATAATTGAGTACAAATTCTTCTTTTCGGGCATCGGTAGTCGACCATTTTGCGGATTTTGATGTCGCCAGGATAAGCTGAATACCTTTTATAAAAATCAAAATATACCAGAAGAATAACCATAATAATACGGTTCCTAAGCCAATGCTTTTTCCTGTATTTTGAGCATAAAATCCTGTACTTCTTGTCGCTTCTATTTCATCAAGCTTATCGAAAAATCGAATGATACTTCCAGATACTTCAATGTTTCTGAATTCAGCACCACAATCGGAACACTTTGTTATAAAGCTCTCTGCAATGGCACCACAGGCGGGACATTTTTTTATATCGCCAAACTTATCCGATCCTGTAGCGGCAATAGCATCCGGTGTTTTGTGTTTTATTTTTTCAAAAAGGCGTGCTTCCAGGACGATTTCAAATTCGTCAAGGTCAATTCCTTCAGTTTCGGCTTTTTTAAAGAGGATTTGCCTTTCTTTTTCGGTTAGTTCTCCATCAGCTAATGCTAATGCTATGAGTCTTTCTATTTTTTCGTTATATAGTATCATATATTTTTATATTTGGTTCGTAACTTTTTATTTTCAACGATTGTATCTATACGATTGATGATTAATACATATCTGCCAGAGCTTGCGTTAATTTGGCTTGGATTTTAAGAAATTTAGTCATTTGAGCAGGTGTCATTTCATTTTCTGATTTTTCCATTTTCTGCGATAAATCGATTGCTTTTTCCATATATTCCGAATATTTGGTCATTGCAGATACATCACCATTTTTAGCTTCTTTCATTAGAATTATATATTGATCAACATATTCATCATAGCTTTTTAAATAAGCGTCAGTAGTGTTTTCTTCTGTGGATGCGGTCGCAACTTCCGTGGTATTTTCGTCTGTTTCGGCAACGGGAGCTTCGTATTTAGTTGTTACTTCATCGAGAGAAGTTTTTTCTTCTGCTTTATGGTTTCCACAAGATGTTAGTGATATTGCAATGGCTGCAATGAATGTTAAATGTGAATTTTTGATATTCATTTTTTGATAATTTAAGGTTTAATAAAAGCGTGTTTTGAGTAATGACTCAATATTTTAGGGCCTATTAAAAATTAAGGCGGGATTTTAATATGCATTGATTTCTTCATGGTTTCTTAGGTGAGGCAATTTAGATGCGTTTTATTTGATTCCTTTACGAGTTTCCGTAATGGGGAAAATTATGCGAACGTGTTGTCTTTGTCGGTATAGCGGTTCAACAGGGAATGGTAACACGAAATACCGAATGGATTGAAATACGGCCGGATTATTTATTAGACAAAATCTGATTTTTGAAGTATCTTAGGGGCAATATGTAATAGTTATAACCCCAAAATCTATTTTTCTATGAAATTTAAGTACCTACTAACACTATTTTTGATGGGTGGCTGTTTTGCTATGGCACAAACCAAACAGATTCTGATTGAAAATGTCAGACTTTTGGATCATAAAGCCGCTAAATTGACTGCACCGATGAATGTTCTAGTTTCCGGTTCGACGATACAAAAAATAAGTGCCACAGCTATTACGGTCGATAAGGATGCTATAAAGATTAATGGAGGTGGTAAGACCTTAATGCCCGGTTTGATCGATGTTCACGTTCATATGACTTTTGGTACGTTTACGATGGCACAACTGATGGGAGAAGATTTAACGGAGGAATTTCTGGTTCGTAAAATAGGAGAATCAGCACAACAAATGCTACTTCGCGGATTTACAAGTGTCCGGGATGCGGGCGGTCCTATTTTTCCGTTAAAAACGGCCATCGATGCCGGTAAATTGGTCGGTCCTCGTATCTGGCCTTCGGGCGCTGTGGTGAGTCAGACTGCCGGGCATGGCGATTTTAGAGCGCCTAACGAACGTTCCCGTCGCTTTTTCGGAAAACCGTCCCGTGCTGAACAAGTGGGCGCTACTTTTATTGCCGATGGCCGGGATGATGTATTAACGGCTGTACGGGAAAACCTGCGTTTTGGTGCCAGTCAGATTAAATTGATGGCGGGTGGTGGAACGTCGTCGGCCTATGATCCGATTGATGTGACGCAATATACGCTCGACGAAATGAAAGCGGCCGTTGAAGCGGCTTCCGACTGGGGGACCTATGTTATGGTACATGCCTATACGCCAAAAGCGGTGCAGCGTGCAGTGGAGGCGGGTGTGAAATGTATTGAACACGGTCAGATGTTGGATGAAGAAACCTTAAAATTACTGGCGGAGAAAAACGTTTGGCTAAGTCTTCAGAATTTAATGGATAACAACGACAATATGGATGCACAGCGCAAACAAAAGCGTAAACCGGTATTGGAAGGACAAAATAAAGTATGGCCTTTGGCGAAAAAGTTAGGCGTAAAGCTGGCCTGGGGAACTGATTTCCTGTTTGAACCGGAATTAAACGATGAGCAGAATAGTTATATTTTACGGCTTCAAAAATGGTTTAGTAATGCCGAAATTTTAAAGATGATCACTCAGGATAACGGGGAGTTGTTACAGTTATCCGGTTTGCGCAATCCGTATCCCGGAAAACTAGGAGTCGTGGAAGAGCAGGCTTTGGCCGATTTACTGTTGGTGGATGGGGATCCGTTAAAAGATTTGTCGATAATTGCAAACCCGGAGAAGAACTTTTTACTGATCATGAAAAATGGACAGCTATACAAGAATATTGTCAAAGCCAAAAAGTAGTTTTTTTAATGATATTGTTGTGGGATATTATAAAGGAAGCTATTGATAATGATGATTTGAATTTCTTTTAGTATATCGTAATTTATGTTGTTATTTAAAAGGTTTGTTTTAATTATTTAAAATTGAATTGATAAAAAATTATGACTTAAATTGATTTTTTGTTAATTTGGTTGTCTGTTTCACACGGTAACAAAAAACAAATGGCCAAATTTAAAATTGAAATCAAATGGGCTTTTATATTTATTATCATGTCCCTGTTATGGATGGTATTGGAAAAACTATGCGGGTTGCATAGTACCCATATTGATAAGCAACAATATTTGACGATGCTTTTTATGATTCCGGCTATTTGGATATATGTTTTGGCTCTTAAAGACAAGAAACTGCACTATTATAATGGCGTAATGAGCTATAAACAAGGTTTTATTAGCGGATTGATTATTACGTTACTTATCGCTCTTTTTAGTCCATTAACACAATGGATTATCTCTTGTGTGATCACGCCGGAATATTTTCCAAATGTTATCGAGTATTCTTTACAATCGGGTTATCATAAAACACGGGAAGAAGCAGAAGCCTATTTTAGTCTTGAAAACTATAGGAAACAGAGTGTCATCGGTGCATTGATGATGGGTATCGTTACGTCTTTTATCGTTGCCTTTTTTGTTCGTAATAAAAATTCCAAAAACTAATCTTAAAACCATATTACTATGAAAATAATAAAGCTGATTGTCTGCCTGCTTTTCGGGCTTATGTTTATCAATGCCGGGCTTAATAAGTTTTTGAACTATATGCCTATGGAGAAAATGAGCGAAGAACAAATGAAAATGATGGAGGCTCTAATGACTATAAAGTGGTTGATGCCTCTAACCGGTGTTATTGAGACTGTTGCCGGATTGTTGTTTATCATTCCTAAAACCCGGGCTTTAGGCGCCATTATGATTCTGCCGGTTATGGTCGGTATTGTTTGCCATAATGTTATTTTTGAACCATCCGGACTTCCTTTGGTGTTGACGCTTTTCTTAATCAATGTGCTAATGATTGCCGATAATTGGAAAAAATACAAACCGATGTTTTCCTGATATACGAAGGCTATAAATAGAAACGCCTCGCTGTTTAAGTGCAAACAGCGAG from Flavobacterium sp. WV_118_3 harbors:
- a CDS encoding SPFH domain-containing protein; this translates as MALFGNKKEGGLMDVIRCDEQEYLVWKWRPSGAVNSTNKENAIRYGSNLRVKNGELAVFFYKQNDGTIQDFIHGPHDQTIQSANFPILTNIVGGAFNGSSPFQAEIYYINLSGNVQVKFGIPYFDLYDPRFTDLGVPCAVRGTLTFNVTDYKSFIKLNRLINFDLEDFKNQIKDFFQRKAKSVIINASQDNNLPVMQIERKIDEISDHIQSKLKSELEEHFGVNLKRLDIGTIELDKTHAHYLQLKKITADQQTKLAEAKTDIEIENLSEITRIQRKDMELGVEGKNFAVHQLNQQTDVLKTAAQNLGTMANVDLDGGDGGLNAPGLMVGMGIGSAMGGHIGNQMGQMMSNMSSMPPLPPVVMYHVALNGQQSGSFNLEQLKQFVQSGQFTQNHHIWKEGMTDWELSSNVPEIAMLFSSVPPPPPTTI
- a CDS encoding DUF6591 domain-containing protein, with product MNIKNSHLTFIAAIAISLTSCGNHKAEEKTSLDEVTTKYEAPVAETDENTTEVATASTEENTTDAYLKSYDEYVDQYIILMKEAKNGDVSAMTKYSEYMEKAIDLSQKMEKSENEMTPAQMTKFLKIQAKLTQALADMY
- a CDS encoding amidohydrolase family protein, translated to MKFKYLLTLFLMGGCFAMAQTKQILIENVRLLDHKAAKLTAPMNVLVSGSTIQKISATAITVDKDAIKINGGGKTLMPGLIDVHVHMTFGTFTMAQLMGEDLTEEFLVRKIGESAQQMLLRGFTSVRDAGGPIFPLKTAIDAGKLVGPRIWPSGAVVSQTAGHGDFRAPNERSRRFFGKPSRAEQVGATFIADGRDDVLTAVRENLRFGASQIKLMAGGGTSSAYDPIDVTQYTLDEMKAAVEAASDWGTYVMVHAYTPKAVQRAVEAGVKCIEHGQMLDEETLKLLAEKNVWLSLQNLMDNNDNMDAQRKQKRKPVLEGQNKVWPLAKKLGVKLAWGTDFLFEPELNDEQNSYILRLQKWFSNAEILKMITQDNGELLQLSGLRNPYPGKLGVVEEQALADLLLVDGDPLKDLSIIANPEKNFLLIMKNGQLYKNIVKAKK
- a CDS encoding DUF4199 domain-containing protein; amino-acid sequence: MAKFKIEIKWAFIFIIMSLLWMVLEKLCGLHSTHIDKQQYLTMLFMIPAIWIYVLALKDKKLHYYNGVMSYKQGFISGLIITLLIALFSPLTQWIISCVITPEYFPNVIEYSLQSGYHKTREEAEAYFSLENYRKQSVIGALMMGIVTSFIVAFFVRNKNSKN
- a CDS encoding MauE/DoxX family redox-associated membrane protein; its protein translation is MKIIKLIVCLLFGLMFINAGLNKFLNYMPMEKMSEEQMKMMEALMTIKWLMPLTGVIETVAGLLFIIPKTRALGAIMILPVMVGIVCHNVIFEPSGLPLVLTLFLINVLMIADNWKKYKPMFS